In Morganella morganii, the following are encoded in one genomic region:
- a CDS encoding type II toxin-antitoxin system RelE/ParE family toxin: protein MWKIVTTDNFTAWFAEQDDGDRAAILAAMLVLEKRGPGLPRPYADTVKGSRYTNMKELRIQSRGQPIRAFFAFDPERRGVLLCAGYKTGKEKRFYMQMIPQADREYTEWLNRPENRS, encoded by the coding sequence GTGTGGAAGATAGTCACAACAGATAATTTTACAGCGTGGTTTGCTGAGCAGGATGACGGAGATCGCGCAGCAATACTGGCAGCGATGCTGGTATTAGAGAAGCGGGGACCCGGCTTACCAAGGCCGTATGCGGATACTGTAAAAGGTTCCCGGTATACGAATATGAAAGAGCTTCGTATACAGAGCAGGGGACAACCGATACGGGCATTTTTTGCATTCGACCCTGAGAGAAGAGGCGTCTTGCTGTGTGCGGGGTATAAAACCGGCAAAGAAAAACGTTTTTATATGCAGATGATCCCGCAGGCTGACCGTGAGTATACAGAATGGCTGAACAGGCCGGAAAACAGGAGTTAA
- a CDS encoding MgtC family protein: MFAIPYLLNLLAALALGALIGAERQWRQRMAGLRTNALVAVGAAVFILSSVTTSPDSPGRIAAQVVSGIGFLGAGVIMREGMNIRGLNTAATLWCSAGIGVLCGLGEFGPAVTAALVILCANILLREAAQRINARPVIHATDLVQDYKIRAVCHEKDEILVRTVILQALNGSHVRLHSLSSADTSGGKLEVCAEVRATPAEQKEIEGIVCRVSLERSVSAVNWMIASELPV; the protein is encoded by the coding sequence ATGTTTGCAATTCCTTATTTACTCAATTTACTGGCGGCGCTGGCACTTGGCGCCCTGATTGGTGCGGAGCGCCAGTGGCGTCAGCGGATGGCAGGTCTGCGCACCAATGCTCTGGTGGCAGTAGGTGCCGCTGTATTTATCTTAAGTTCGGTGACCACATCACCGGACAGCCCGGGACGTATAGCTGCACAGGTGGTTTCCGGCATCGGTTTTCTCGGGGCCGGCGTTATTATGCGTGAAGGCATGAATATCCGCGGACTGAATACCGCCGCGACATTATGGTGCTCAGCCGGCATAGGTGTGCTGTGCGGACTGGGGGAATTTGGCCCGGCAGTGACGGCGGCACTGGTTATCTTATGTGCCAATATTTTGCTGCGGGAAGCTGCGCAGCGCATCAATGCCCGTCCGGTCATTCACGCCACGGATCTGGTGCAGGACTATAAAATCCGTGCCGTTTGTCATGAAAAAGATGAAATTCTGGTCAGAACCGTGATCCTTCAGGCGCTGAATGGTTCACATGTCCGGCTGCACTCTCTCAGCAGTGCGGATACTTCCGGCGGAAAACTGGAGGTTTGTGCGGAAGTACGTGCCACACCGGCAGAGCAGAAGGAGATAGAAGGCATTGTTTGCCGGGTCAGTCTGGAGAGAAGTGTCAGTGCGGTTAACTGGATGATTGCCTCTGAACTGCCGGTCTGA
- a CDS encoding helix-turn-helix domain-containing protein — translation MGKSLRQLLAEEKPEVAAAARVQADEILLNIHLAELREKVKKTQVEMAQALGIKQPTVAGMEKPGRDVKLSTLRRYVDAIGGKLNIDVELPDGTHYMFRV, via the coding sequence ATGGGAAAGTCACTCAGACAACTGCTGGCTGAGGAAAAGCCGGAAGTCGCGGCTGCTGCACGGGTTCAGGCGGATGAGATCCTGCTGAATATCCATCTGGCGGAGCTGCGGGAGAAAGTGAAGAAAACACAGGTGGAAATGGCGCAGGCACTGGGAATAAAACAGCCGACAGTCGCAGGGATGGAAAAACCGGGGCGTGATGTCAAATTATCCACGCTGAGACGCTATGTGGATGCCATCGGCGGAAAACTGAATATTGATGTTGAACTGCCGGACGGCACGCATTATATGTTCCGGGTCTGA
- a CDS encoding YlaC family protein, with the protein MDVVRTLITGALDNINQREKRDGKPRFSSHFIRTYPYLCLAMVVSYLVLGVLIYYAPYFGFYWLLGFSALFLVMAAVLLFEVRPVYRFTDIGVLDLRVCYNGEWFVSEVVPPETLAALLDHPQVSDSLKQEIRHMTETKGTVSFYDLHLMAYPEAHPEKPRSHWMKGAA; encoded by the coding sequence ATGGATGTCGTCAGAACACTTATTACCGGCGCTCTTGATAATATCAACCAGCGTGAGAAACGGGACGGAAAACCCCGTTTCAGCAGTCATTTTATCCGCACCTATCCTTATTTATGTCTGGCGATGGTGGTGTCCTATCTTGTTCTGGGTGTTCTTATTTATTATGCACCCTACTTCGGCTTTTACTGGCTGCTCGGTTTCAGTGCTCTGTTCCTGGTAATGGCTGCGGTTCTGCTGTTTGAGGTCAGACCGGTTTACCGCTTTACGGATATCGGCGTGCTGGATCTGCGGGTGTGCTACAACGGCGAATGGTTTGTCAGTGAAGTTGTGCCCCCGGAAACCCTGGCGGCGTTACTTGACCACCCGCAGGTCAGTGATTCACTGAAACAGGAGATCCGCCATATGACAGAAACAAAAGGTACCGTGTCATTTTATGATCTGCATCTGATGGCGTACCCGGAAGCGCATCCGGAAAAACCACGCTCTCACTGGATGAAAGGTGCAGCTTAA
- the cspE gene encoding transcription antiterminator/RNA stability regulator CspE, which yields MSDKMKGQVKWFNESKGFGFITPADGSKDVFVHFSAIQGAGFKTLGEGQQVEFTIENGAKGPAAANVTPL from the coding sequence ATGTCTGACAAAATGAAAGGTCAAGTTAAGTGGTTCAACGAATCTAAAGGCTTTGGTTTCATCACTCCAGCTGATGGCAGCAAAGATGTTTTCGTTCACTTCTCTGCCATTCAGGGCGCAGGTTTCAAAACCCTGGGCGAAGGCCAACAAGTAGAATTCACCATCGAGAATGGTGCTAAAGGCCCGGCTGCAGCTAACGTAACTCCGCTGTAA
- the dsrB gene encoding protein DsrB, with the protein MQIDDTVYVKTDADEPREGRILLIEPFSEGVMYLVALPEYPEGIWFFNEKEGGDGVFITPKNNF; encoded by the coding sequence ATGCAGATTGACGACACAGTTTATGTCAAAACCGATGCGGATGAGCCGCGTGAAGGCCGGATATTGCTGATCGAACCGTTCAGTGAAGGTGTGATGTATCTGGTGGCGTTACCGGAATATCCGGAGGGAATTTGGTTTTTTAATGAAAAAGAGGGCGGGGATGGTGTATTCATCACGCCGAAAAATAATTTCTGA
- the flhD gene encoding flagellar transcriptional regulator FlhD — MSQTTDFLKHIYDINLSYLLLAQKLIAQEKASAMFRLGINDAMATTLANLTLSQLVKLAETNQLICQFRFESSETIEKLTRDSRVDELQQVHTGILLSTRLLQTHGAAGTDSHARKR, encoded by the coding sequence ATGAGCCAGACGACTGATTTTCTGAAGCATATTTATGATATTAACCTCTCATACCTGCTGTTAGCCCAAAAACTTATTGCTCAGGAAAAAGCTTCTGCCATGTTCCGCTTAGGCATTAACGATGCAATGGCAACTACGTTAGCAAACCTTACGCTCTCTCAATTGGTCAAATTAGCGGAAACCAACCAGCTAATCTGTCAGTTCAGATTTGAAAGCAGCGAAACCATTGAAAAACTTACACGCGATTCCCGCGTGGATGAATTACAACAGGTTCATACCGGAATTTTACTGTCAACCCGTCTGCTGCAAACGCACGGCGCGGCTGGCACTGACTCACACGCAAGAAAAAGATAA